One part of the Glycine max cultivar Williams 82 chromosome 14, Glycine_max_v4.0, whole genome shotgun sequence genome encodes these proteins:
- the LOC100798030 gene encoding uncharacterized protein, which produces MKEHDNDVITNAVSGSGFRRTRSQAEPDWSVTESLILVNEVAAVEADCSVALSLYQQWNIIAENCAALDVPRSLPQCRRKWRALLAAYDGARGARGAMPPPGFDRELFEAIERVVRAREERGMVDPGSDDEDGNEARDATVEIGSKRKRQRSKSRCQVQKPKKFHEQRPEDSYEEGLEDDNLEDEYLKDFLESRPKLKGTAERPPKHLVMPPKSPGRVELNENHHIKRPKPIGTENITFNREENEETLTLKLQVLAVEIGTIASESAADYKGGVSQNLEDSHFDFTRCQGDKLIASLGNFFNTLKHLRDTPQECN; this is translated from the exons ATGAAGGAGCACGACAATGACGTCATCACCAATGCCGTTTCGGGGAGCGGGTTCCGGCGCACGCGCTCGCAGGCGGAGCCGGACTGGAGCGTGACGGAATCGCTGATTCTGGTGAACGAGGTCGCGGCGGTGGAGGCGGACTGCTCCGTCGCGCTCTCCTTGTACCAGCAGTGGAACATCATCGCCGAGAACTGCGCCGCCCTCGACGTGCCGCGGAGCCTCCCGCAGTGCCGCCGAAAGTGGCGCGCGCTGCTCGCGGCCTACGACGGCGCCAGGGGAGCGAGGGGCGCGATGCCGCCGCCGGGCTTCGACCGCGAGCTGTTTGAGGCCATCGAACGCGTTGTGAGGGCGCGTGAGGAGCGGGGGATGGTGGATCCTGGGAGCGATGATGAAGATGGGAACGAGGCGCGCGACGCAACCGTGGAAATTG GGTCCAAAAGAAAACGGCAACGAAGTAAATCGAGATGCCAAGTTCAAAAGCCTAAGAAATTTCATGAACAAAGGCCTGAGGACAGCTATGAAGAAGGGCTCGAGGATGATAATTTAGAGGACGAGTATTTGAAAGACTTCCTAGAATCAAGACCTAAGTTGAAAGGTACTGCAGAAAGACCTCCAAAGCACTTGGTGATGCCACCAAAGAGTCCGGGCAGAGTAGAGCTGAATGAAAACCACCATATCAAAAGGCCAAAGCCGATTGGCACagaaaatataacatttaacaGGGAAGAAAATGAGGAAACATTGACTCTGAAATTGCAAGTGTTGGCTGTAGAAATCGGAACAATTGCTAGTGAATCAGCAGCAGACTATAAGGGGGGTGTCTCACAAAATTTAGAGGACTCCCATTTTGACTTTACAAGATGCCAAGGGGACAAGCTCATAGCAAGCCTGGGAAATTTCTTCAACACCCTTAAGCATCTACGTGATACTCCCCAAGAGTGTAACTGA